The Vitis vinifera cultivar Pinot Noir 40024 chromosome 12, ASM3070453v1 genome has a segment encoding these proteins:
- the LOC132254756 gene encoding MDIS1-interacting receptor like kinase 2-like: MALEYSSSYSLLPQLIITPCFFIFLIFLLYSISLFHVTFTSASTPTTSLLKVEQDQEALTLLTWKASLDNQTQSFLSSWFGRNSCHHWFGVTCHKSGSVSNLDLDSCGLRGTLHNLNFSSLPNLLTLNLYNNSLYGTISINIGNLSKLITSLDFGFNHFSGAISPQLGFLTSLSFLALASNNFRGPIPSSIGNLRNLTTLYLHTNKLSGSIPQEIGLLRSLNNLALSTNNLIGPIPPSIGNLSSLTFLFLNDNELSGAIPLEMNNITHLKSLQLSENNFIGQLPQEICLGSVLENFTATGNHFTGPIPKSLKNCTSLFRVRLERNQLTGDIAESFGVYPTLNYIDLSSNNFYGELSEKWGQCHMLTSLNISNNNISGAIPPQLGKAIQLQQLDLSANHLSGKIPKELGILPLLFKLLLGDNNLSSSIPLELGNLSNLEILNLASNNLSGPIPKQLGNFLKLQFFNLIK; the protein is encoded by the coding sequence ATGGCCCTTGAATATTCTTCATCCTACTCCTTGCTCCCCCAACTCATCATCACTCCTTGCTTCTTcatatttctcattttccttctGTACTCAATATCATTATTCCATGTCACTTTTACATCTGCCTCTACACCTACCACTTCTCTTTTGAAAGTTGAACAAGATCAAGAAGCACTCACTCTTCTAACATGGAAGGCCAGTCTTGATAATCAAACCCAATCTTTCCTCTCTTCTTGGTTTGGACGCAATTCTTGCCATCATTGGTTTGGAGTGACTTGTCACAAGTCAGGAAGTGTCTCCAATTTAGACCTTGACAGTTGCGGTTTGAGAGGTACACTCCACAATCTCAATTTCTCTTCACTCCCCAACCTTCTCACTCTTAATCTTTATAACAACTCCCTTTATGGAACCATTTCAATCAACATTGGTAATCTTTCCAAACTGATTACAAGTCTTGACTTTGGTTTCAATCATTTCTCTGGTGCAATATCTCCTCAACTTGGATTTCTAACATCTCTTAGCTTTCTAGCATTGGCTTCCAATAATTTCAGAGGCCCAATCCCTTCTTCCATAGGTAACTTGAGGAACTTAACCACTTTATACCTTCATACAAACAAACTATCTGGTTCtattcctcaagaaattggattgttaAGATCTCTTAATAATCTTGCACTGTCAACTAACAATCTCATTGGTCCAATCCCTCCATCCATAGGAAACTTGTCCAGCTTAACCTTTTTGTTCCTTAATGACAACGAGCTTAGTGGTGCCATTCCTCTTGAAATGAATAATATCACTCATTTGAAATCTTTACAGTTATCTGAGAACAACTTCATTGGCCAACTACCACAAGAGATATGCCTTGGTAGTGTTCTTGAAAACTTTACGGCTACTGGAAACCATTTCACTGGTCCCATACCAAAAAGCTTGAAAAATTGCACTAGCTTATTCAGAGTTAGGCTTGAAAGAAACCAACTGACAGGGGACATAGCCGAAAGTTTTGGTGTGTACCCAACCCTAAATTATATTGATCTAAGCAGCAACAATTTTTATGGTGAGCTTTCTGAGAAATGGGGGCAGTGCCACATGCTCACAAGCCTGAACATCTCCAACAACAATATTTCTGGTGCTATTCCGCCTCAACTTGGGAAAGCAATTCAACTGCAACAACTTGATCTCTCCGCCAATCATCTAAGTGGGAAGATCCCAAAAGAGTTGGGTATATTGCCATTATTGTTCAAATTGTTGTTAGGAGACAACAATCTTTCAAGCAGTATTCCTTTGGAATTGGGAAACTTATCCAATCTTGAAATTCTTAACTTGGCATCAAACAACTTAAGCGGTCCAATTCCCAAACAGCTGGGAAACTTCTTGAAATTACAGTTCTTCaacttgataaaataa
- the LOC100252543 gene encoding MDIS1-interacting receptor like kinase 2 isoform X1: MSTSTNGNVGCITFKSINKCFIFISTNSIMGLEYSSSFSLLRQLIITPCFFIFILLFLYSISLFHVTFTSASTPTTSLLKVEQDQEALTLLTWKASLDNQTQSFLSSWSGRNSCHHWFGVTCHKSGSVSDLDLHSCCLRGTLHNLNFSSLPNLLTLELSSNNLIGPIPPSIGNLRNLTTLHIFKNELSSSIPQKIGLLRSLNDLQLSHNNLTGPIPPSIGNLRNLTTLYLFENELSGSIPQEIGLLRLLYDLDLSFNNLNGSIPASIGNLSSLTFLFLNHNELSGAIPLEMNNITHLKSLQLSENNFIGQLPQEICLGSVLENFTAMGNHFTGPIPKSLKNCTSLFRVRLERNQLTGDIAESFGVYPTLNYIDLSSNNFYGELSEKWGQCHMLTSLNISNNNISGAIPPQLGKAIQLQQLDLSANHLSGKIPKELGMLPLLFKLLLGDNNLSSSIPLELGNLSNLEILNLASNNLSGPIPKQLGNFLKLQFFNLSENRFVDSIPDEIGKMQNLESLDLSQNMLTGEVPPLLGELKNLETLNLSHNGLSGTIPHTFDDLISLTVVDISYNQLEGPLPNIKAFTPFEAFKNNKGLCGNNVTHLKPCSASRKRPNKFYVLIMVLLIVSTLLLLFSFIIGIYFLFQKLRKRKTKSPEADVEDLFAIWGHDGELLYEHIIQGTDNFSSKQCIGTGGYGTVYKAELPTGRVVAVKKLHSSQDGDMADLKAFKSEIHALTQIRHRNIVKLYGFSSFAEISFLVYEFMEKGSLRNILSNDEEAEKLDWIVRLNIVKGMAKALSYMHHDCSPPIVHRDISSNNVLLDSEYEAHVSDFGTARLLKSDSSNWTSFAGTFGYTAPELAYTMKVDNKTDVYSFGVVTLEVIMGRHPGELISSLLSSASSSFSSPSTVDHRLLNDVMDQRPSPPVNQVAEEVVAVVKLAFACLRINPQSRPTMQQVGRALPTQWPPLSKPFPMITLGELLGHAS, from the exons ATGTCAACATCAACTAATGGAAATGTTGGATGTATCACATTTAAGTCTATAAATAAGTGTTTCATCTTCATTTCTACCAATTCAATAATGGGCCTTGAATATTCTTCATCTTTCTCCTTACTCCGCCAACTCATCATCACTCCTTGCTTCTTCATATTCATCCTTTTATTTCTATACTCAATATCATTATTCCATGTCACTTTTACTTCTGCCTCTACCCCTACCACTTCTCTTTTGAAAGTTGAACAAGATCAAGAAGCACTCACTCTTCTAACATGGAAGGCCAGTCTTGATAATCAAACCCAATCTTTCCTCTCTTCTTGGTCTGGACGCAATTCTTGCCATCATTGGTTTGGAGTGACTTGTCACAAGTCAGGAAGTGTCTCCGATTTAGACCTTCACAGTTGCTGTTTGAGAGGTACACTCCACAATCTCAATTTCTCTTCACTCCCTAACCTTCTCACTCTTGAGTTGTCATCTAACAATCTCATTGGTCCAATCCCTCCTTCCATAGGAAACTTGAGAAACTTAACCACTTTGCATATTTTTAAGAACGAGCTTTCTAGTTCCATCCCTCAAAAAATTGGATTGTTAAGATCTCTTAATGATCTTCAATTATCACATAACAATCTCACTGGTCCAATCCCTCCTTCCATAGGTAACTTGAGGAACTTAACCACTTTATATCTTTTTGAGAACGAGCTTTCTGGTTCAATAcctcaagaaattggattgttgagaTTGCTTTATGATCTTGACTTGTCATTCAACAATCTTAACGGTTCAATACCAGCTTCCATAGGAAACTTGTCTAGCTTAACCTTTTTGTTCCTTAATCACAACGAGCTTAGTGGTGCCATTCCTCTTGAAATGAATAATATCACTCATTTGAAATCTTTACAGTTATCTGAGAACAACTTCATTGGCCAACTACCACAAGAGATATGCCTTGGTAGTGTTCTTGAAAACTTTACGGCTATGGGAAACCATTTCACTGGTCCTATTCCAAAAAGCTTGAAAAATTGCACTAGTTTATTCAGAGTTAGGCTTGAAAGAAACCAACTGACGGGAGACATAGCCGAAAGTTTTGGTGTGTACCCGACCCTAAATTATATTGATCTAAGCAGCAACAATTTTTATGGTGAGCTTTCTGAGAAATGGGGGCAGTGCCACATGCTCACAAGCCTGAACATCTCCAACAACAATATTTCTGGTGCTATACCGCCTCAACTTGGGAAAGCAATTCAACTGCAACAACTTGATCTCTCCGCCAATCATCTAAGTGGGAAGATCCCAAAAGAGTTGGGAATGTTGCCATTATTGTTCAAATTGTTGTTAGGAGACAACAATCTTTCAAGCAGTATTCCTTTGGAATTGGGAAACTTATCCAATCTTGAAATTCTTAACTTGGCATCAAACAACTTAAGCGGTCCAATTCCCAAACAGCTGGGAAACTTCTTGAAATTACAGTTCTTCAACTTGAGCGAGAATAGATTTGTGGATAGCATTCCTGACGAAATTGGAAAGATGCAAAATCTTGAAAGTCTCGATCTTAGTCAAAATATGTTGACAGGAGAGGTTCCACCGCTGCTTGGAGAATTAAAGAACCTGGAAACGTTGAATCTCTCCCATAACGGGCTCTCTGGCACCATCCCACACACTTTTGATGATCTGATAAGCCTGACAGTTGTTGATATATCCTACAATCAGTTGGAAGGTCCTCTCCCCAACATCAAAGCTTTCACTCCATTTGAGgcattcaaaaataataaaggtCTGTGTGGAAATAATGTCACTCATCTCAAGCCATGCAGTGCTAGTCGAAAGAGGCCCAACAAGTTTTATGTTTTGATCATGGTGCTCCTCATTGTGAGCACTCTATtgctcttattttcttttattattggcatttattttcttttccaaaaattgaGGAAGAGAAAAACCAAGTCTCCAGAAGCAGATGTTGAAGATCTATTTGCAATATGGGGCCATGATGGAGAATTGTTGTATGAGCACATCATACAGGGGACCGATAATTTCAGTTCGAAACAGTGTATCGGCACTGGAGGATATGGTACTGTTTACAAGGCTGAGTTGCCAACAGGCCGGGTTGTTGCTGTGAAAAAACTTCACTCATCACAAGATGGAGATATGGCTGATTTGAAAGCTTTCAAAAGCGAGATTCATGCTTTAACACAGATAAGGCATCGCAACATCGTCAAGCTTTATGGCTTCAGTTCATTTGCAGAGATCTCATTTTTGGTTTATGAGTTTATGGAAAAGGGGAGCTTGCGAAACATTCTAAGCAACGACGAAGAAGCAGAAAAATTAGATTGGATTGTGAGGCTAAACATTGTTAAAGGCATGGCTAAAGCTTTATCTTACATGCACCATGATTGCTCACCTCCTATAGTTCATCGAGACATATCGAGCAACAATGTTTTGTTAGATTCAGAATATGAGGCTCATGTATCTGACTTTGGCACGGCTAGGCTTTTAAAGTCGGACTCATCTAATTGGACTTCATTTGCAGGAACTTTTGGTTATACTGCTCCAG AACTTGCTTACACCATGAAGGTTGATAATAAAACTGATGTTTATAGCTTCGGAGTGGTAACATTGGAAGTCATTATGGGAAGGCATCCTGGAGAACTCATCTCGTCCCTGTTATCGTCAGCGTCCTCATCATTCTCATCACCATCAACTGTGGACCATCGCCTGTTGAATGATGTGATGGACCAGCGCCCCTCACCTCCTGTGAATCAAGTGGCTGAGGAAGTAGTGGCTGTAGTGAAGTTAGCATTTGCATGCTTGCGTATTAATCCCCAATCTCGGCCGACTATGCAACAAGTTGGTCGAGCACTCCCAACACAGTGGCCACCATTGTCAAAACCGTTTCCCATGATAACATTGGGTGAGCTGCTGGGTCATGCTAGTTGA
- the LOC100252543 gene encoding MDIS1-interacting receptor like kinase 2 isoform X2 gives MGNHFTGPIPKSLKNCTSLFRVRLERNQLTGDIAESFGVYPTLNYIDLSSNNFYGELSEKWGQCHMLTSLNISNNNISGAIPPQLGKAIQLQQLDLSANHLSGKIPKELGMLPLLFKLLLGDNNLSSSIPLELGNLSNLEILNLASNNLSGPIPKQLGNFLKLQFFNLSENRFVDSIPDEIGKMQNLESLDLSQNMLTGEVPPLLGELKNLETLNLSHNGLSGTIPHTFDDLISLTVVDISYNQLEGPLPNIKAFTPFEAFKNNKGLCGNNVTHLKPCSASRKRPNKFYVLIMVLLIVSTLLLLFSFIIGIYFLFQKLRKRKTKSPEADVEDLFAIWGHDGELLYEHIIQGTDNFSSKQCIGTGGYGTVYKAELPTGRVVAVKKLHSSQDGDMADLKAFKSEIHALTQIRHRNIVKLYGFSSFAEISFLVYEFMEKGSLRNILSNDEEAEKLDWIVRLNIVKGMAKALSYMHHDCSPPIVHRDISSNNVLLDSEYEAHVSDFGTARLLKSDSSNWTSFAGTFGYTAPELAYTMKVDNKTDVYSFGVVTLEVIMGRHPGELISSLLSSASSSFSSPSTVDHRLLNDVMDQRPSPPVNQVAEEVVAVVKLAFACLRINPQSRPTMQQVGRALPTQWPPLSKPFPMITLGELLGHAS, from the exons ATGGGAAACCATTTCACTGGTCCTATTCCAAAAAGCTTGAAAAATTGCACTAGTTTATTCAGAGTTAGGCTTGAAAGAAACCAACTGACGGGAGACATAGCCGAAAGTTTTGGTGTGTACCCGACCCTAAATTATATTGATCTAAGCAGCAACAATTTTTATGGTGAGCTTTCTGAGAAATGGGGGCAGTGCCACATGCTCACAAGCCTGAACATCTCCAACAACAATATTTCTGGTGCTATACCGCCTCAACTTGGGAAAGCAATTCAACTGCAACAACTTGATCTCTCCGCCAATCATCTAAGTGGGAAGATCCCAAAAGAGTTGGGAATGTTGCCATTATTGTTCAAATTGTTGTTAGGAGACAACAATCTTTCAAGCAGTATTCCTTTGGAATTGGGAAACTTATCCAATCTTGAAATTCTTAACTTGGCATCAAACAACTTAAGCGGTCCAATTCCCAAACAGCTGGGAAACTTCTTGAAATTACAGTTCTTCAACTTGAGCGAGAATAGATTTGTGGATAGCATTCCTGACGAAATTGGAAAGATGCAAAATCTTGAAAGTCTCGATCTTAGTCAAAATATGTTGACAGGAGAGGTTCCACCGCTGCTTGGAGAATTAAAGAACCTGGAAACGTTGAATCTCTCCCATAACGGGCTCTCTGGCACCATCCCACACACTTTTGATGATCTGATAAGCCTGACAGTTGTTGATATATCCTACAATCAGTTGGAAGGTCCTCTCCCCAACATCAAAGCTTTCACTCCATTTGAGgcattcaaaaataataaaggtCTGTGTGGAAATAATGTCACTCATCTCAAGCCATGCAGTGCTAGTCGAAAGAGGCCCAACAAGTTTTATGTTTTGATCATGGTGCTCCTCATTGTGAGCACTCTATtgctcttattttcttttattattggcatttattttcttttccaaaaattgaGGAAGAGAAAAACCAAGTCTCCAGAAGCAGATGTTGAAGATCTATTTGCAATATGGGGCCATGATGGAGAATTGTTGTATGAGCACATCATACAGGGGACCGATAATTTCAGTTCGAAACAGTGTATCGGCACTGGAGGATATGGTACTGTTTACAAGGCTGAGTTGCCAACAGGCCGGGTTGTTGCTGTGAAAAAACTTCACTCATCACAAGATGGAGATATGGCTGATTTGAAAGCTTTCAAAAGCGAGATTCATGCTTTAACACAGATAAGGCATCGCAACATCGTCAAGCTTTATGGCTTCAGTTCATTTGCAGAGATCTCATTTTTGGTTTATGAGTTTATGGAAAAGGGGAGCTTGCGAAACATTCTAAGCAACGACGAAGAAGCAGAAAAATTAGATTGGATTGTGAGGCTAAACATTGTTAAAGGCATGGCTAAAGCTTTATCTTACATGCACCATGATTGCTCACCTCCTATAGTTCATCGAGACATATCGAGCAACAATGTTTTGTTAGATTCAGAATATGAGGCTCATGTATCTGACTTTGGCACGGCTAGGCTTTTAAAGTCGGACTCATCTAATTGGACTTCATTTGCAGGAACTTTTGGTTATACTGCTCCAG AACTTGCTTACACCATGAAGGTTGATAATAAAACTGATGTTTATAGCTTCGGAGTGGTAACATTGGAAGTCATTATGGGAAGGCATCCTGGAGAACTCATCTCGTCCCTGTTATCGTCAGCGTCCTCATCATTCTCATCACCATCAACTGTGGACCATCGCCTGTTGAATGATGTGATGGACCAGCGCCCCTCACCTCCTGTGAATCAAGTGGCTGAGGAAGTAGTGGCTGTAGTGAAGTTAGCATTTGCATGCTTGCGTATTAATCCCCAATCTCGGCCGACTATGCAACAAGTTGGTCGAGCACTCCCAACACAGTGGCCACCATTGTCAAAACCGTTTCCCATGATAACATTGGGTGAGCTGCTGGGTCATGCTAGTTGA